The Gemmatimonadota bacterium genome segment GTGCGCAATGTGGGCGATGATGAGGTGATTATGTATTTGTCGGTGACTCCACATATTTTGCCGACGCATACGTATTGGACGGCAGAGGGGGAGAAGGAGCCACCGCGGTTTGCGAATTCTTCTTCTTATGACCAGACGCCGGATTTGAGCGTTGATGCAGGCGCAAGAGCCGATGAACATTTGCAGTCTGTGGAGGATTTTGTCGCGTGCGTAGAACAGACAGCAGAGACGCAGCGCGCACAAGTGGAGGCTTTTAAGAGGGTATTCGCAGAGGGAGATAGGGAAGCCGCATTCAAAGCGCGAGATGCGATGTGGGACGCGCTTTATCCGATGTTTAAGGCCGTTCACGATCTGGCTGGTGTGTGGAATGCTTTCGCGCATCGGACGGTGGATGAAGTGTGAAGTGTAATTGTAGGGGCGACCCCCCGTATAAAAGCATTACGGGGCAGGCTCTGTGGTCGCCCGCTTTTAGAAAGGACATAAATATGGGCAAATTTAGACTGGCTTGTCATTTGATTCAGTTTCGGGGTGAGCAGCACGAAAATCCCGAGAAGGTGTTGGCAGAGGTGGCTGAGGCAGGGTGGGATGGGGTTGAGGGGTTGAAGATCGACAGTGGCGATGATCTGGTTGCTAAAGCCAATCTGGCGAGGAAGAATGGTTTGCATCTGGTCAATGTGGGGGGACCGAGTCCGCTTGATCGGGTTCGGTACAATATCGCGTTGGGCAATGATGCGGCAGAGGTGCCGTCGTGTCGTCGCGCGATGTGGGGGGGCGATGATCCGAGCGATGAAGATGTTGAGAATGCGGCTCGTTCGCTCGATGAGGTGCTGGCGTATTGCAAGGCGCACAATGTGAAGGGTTTTCACCACGCGCATATGCGGACGTTGATCGAGACGGTCGAGGATGCCGAGAGATTGATGACGGCAGCGCCCGATTTGTGGCTGCTCTACGATACGGGACACATGCTGGCGGCGGGTAGCGATCCGATGCAGGTTTTTGAGCGCGATGTGTTGCGGAATCGGATCGGGCATGTGCATTTGAAGGATGTGCATGCCAATGATCCTGCGTCCTGGAATCACCGCACGGGGCAGTTTAATGAGGAGGCGCGATTTGCAGAACTCGGCGCGGGGAATATGGGGTTTGACACACGGGCGGC includes the following:
- a CDS encoding cupin domain-containing protein; this encodes MPFQVFDYRKDITNMLVTPQIRSRFLKMEVGQFNQSHTHDLGHEIFLILQGQAEFDIEGHKEVLGPGQMCIALTDEAHTVRNVGDDEVIMYLSVTPHILPTHTYWTAEGEKEPPRFANSSSYDQTPDLSVDAGARADEHLQSVEDFVACVEQTAETQRAQVEAFKRVFAEGDREAAFKARDAMWDALYPMFKAVHDLAGVWNAFAHRTVDEV
- a CDS encoding sugar phosphate isomerase/epimerase: MGKFRLACHLIQFRGEQHENPEKVLAEVAEAGWDGVEGLKIDSGDDLVAKANLARKNGLHLVNVGGPSPLDRVRYNIALGNDAAEVPSCRRAMWGGDDPSDEDVENAARSLDEVLAYCKAHNVKGFHHAHMRTLIETVEDAERLMTAAPDLWLLYDTGHMLAAGSDPMQVFERDVLRNRIGHVHLKDVHANDPASWNHRTGQFNEEARFAELGAGNMGFDTRAALEKLEEVGYDGWVSVELDRPYPPKPPAEAAKSNRDYLRGIGY